The Hippopotamus amphibius kiboko isolate mHipAmp2 chromosome 13, mHipAmp2.hap2, whole genome shotgun sequence sequence ttcaataaatgaaggaaatcatGATATCATTAACAAATGATATCATAGTTATCCAATATGATCATTTTTAGCTTACTATAGTTTAAAGCAAATCTTATAGGTAGGAGGAAAAATATACTTGAGGAAATGGACAGAGACCAGTATATGAGATACAATTAGAATGGAAGCAAACATACCAGAACATAAACATCTGAATGCATATTGTTCCCTTCAAAGCAACTGCCTTGGGAACTTACATGCTCAACCTAATAATAGCATTATTGTTCTAAAAACTCTGCTTTTGGAATTCCCTTCAGAGAATATGGAATAGTCACACTGGAAAAATCCTCATCTTTGAAggtcatttctgttgtttttttttttaattagtctaAAGTCACGCAAAGCCAAAGCTGTGAATGAAGTAAATGATTACACTAGATTCCATCAACTAGGGTCAGAAATGAGGCCAATTTTCCCCTGAGAGGACCAAACTTTGGcagtaaagaaaatttcagaagaaaagttataaaatggtggaaaatcaatatgaatattttatattataaataaacacgattgcatttttaatttttctgcaaaAGTGCTCAAAGTTAtattgaaagacagagaaaaccttGGCTGAATGTTTCCAAAAAGCAGTTCTTAAATAACATACTATATTGCTAGGTATCTAAAGAGAGCAGACAGGATACTGACATGGATGaagtaaaagaagttaaaaattatgaatttatataGTGAATTATTCTACAAGCTAATAATCAAAATATGAATAGTAATGCATCCTCAGcaattattttgttaatgaatATCTGAATTACAAGaccaatttataaaaaagagGATTCAACCCAACTATCTAAGCAAAGCAAGAGTCTGAAATTAGAAGGactttcacagaatttttttgtgCATACtggaagtttaaaataaacagcAGCCCTGGATTTCACTCTTTATTGAAGGAGGTAGGAGGAATGTATGCTTCAAAATCACTTTAAGCGAATTTTAGCATCTCAAAGAATTCTCCTTTAACAATGCACCCACTGCAGGGGCTGTAAACACATAGAGAACTTCTAAGCCCCAtcgaaagaaaaatagagcacaactattattgtgattatttctttcactgtttaTGAGAACATGACagtgtaaaaaaaacacaaagcttaGATACGCATCTCTCATAATAAAATAACTAgtaccagacttgccctccagcTGAAAAATATAAGATTAGACCACATACATGCAATAACTAAAACACACACAGTGAAGAGGGGAATACACACGACTGACTTGCATTAATCTGGTTCTTCCTGGGTGCACTTTTCCCCCAGGAGGAGAAGACAATTGGCATCCAGAGTAATAGTTCCAAATGGAACTGAATTCAGGGCTTCTAAAGTGGCTGGAATGTGCAAGGCAAAGTACCTGATAAGAGAGGCAGTGttgtgggtgggggtagggagtgtAAAGGAGTGGCAGAAGACTGAGTGGCTAGTCACTTCAGACATGTATTTGGCAAGACTCTAAGAGAAGCAGCAAAAATTACCTGTTGAAGCCTGAAAGCAAGTGGTGATACCAATTATAACAATGTCTGAAGACACTGGGGTCCCACCCACCAGAGGAGATACCTTACTAGGCACCTCAGGCATTCAGTTGAGACACAGAAGGGCCACTCCTTGGAAGTAAGGACCATACCCTAGATTCAGACAACATTTCCTAAgactaaatttaaaactaaagtaGATCCATCCTAACAAATAATAATACCAAACCTGACAAGATGGAAAGCCTCTTCCAATAACTCCACTGCCTACAAGAACAAAGGTCAGTCCTGTTTTAAAGGAAGTTGATATAATCCAAATGCCCCACAACAAAACATTCACAATATCCAacctacaataaaaaaattttaaaaaaatcacaacatgtgtgaagaaataggaaattgaaacccacagtaaagaaaaaaagcagtcaatagaaaatgacctcaagatgattcagaggttggaattaacaaacagggactttaaagcagctattataagtgtgtttaaggactgaatagaaaatatggtaataatgaacagatggacatctctgtagaaagaaagaagtattttaaaaaagccaaatggaaattctagaactgaaaaatacaaaagttcattgatggatttaacaacagactggaaacaacagaagggtcagtgaacctgaagacagatcaacagaaaatatctagtcaaaaggactgagaggacaaaaaaaaaaatctataaaaaagttaacagagcctcagtgttctctgagtccaacatcaaatggtctaacatatatacaattggagttcaaagagaagtgaatggggcagaaaaaataaacacatgaccaaaaatttcccaacattagtgaaaaccttaaacatacacacatagtgtgaaaatgacatatattgtgaaactcataaggtgaaaaatgaaggctggctgacttctcataagaaaaattaaaaccagaaaaaagtgggagaacattttaagtgttgaaaggaaactactattaactaagaattgtccaggcagtgaaaatatcttttaggattacagtcaaaataaaggcattttcagataaacgAAATCAGAGAATTGGTCACCACCACACGGGtactaaagaagagttaatgaaagctcttcagcttgaagagaaagataagagattctacagagaggagtaaagagcttggaacatggcttgagcacatgcacacatatataaagaataaggaaatgaatccagaaagatattgctatgatttatgttaaggagttttatagtgttttctgttttcctctaggagttttatagtgtctggtcttacatttaggtctttaatccattttgagtttatttttgtgtatggtgttagagaatgttctaatttcattcttttacatgtggctgttcagttttcccagcgccatttactgaagagactgtcttttatccattgtatattcttgccccgttTGTCAGAGATTTGGGTTATGACAGCATCTGTGTGCTGGGATGGTGatgcactgcccctcctcccactcgagagggcatggaagttttgtgtcccccacctcgttccttgccctatgcatctcttctgtttggctatttctgaattgtaccctttataataaaactgtagtgttaattatagtgctttcctgagttctgagtcattttaagaaatcattaaatctgagcagggaactcctgaatctgtagctagccagacatggatgtggggatcctatttatggctggcatctgaagtggggacaatactgtggcactgagtccttaacctgtggggtctgcactaactccaggtagCTAGTGTCTGAATTGAGCTGCAATGTAGCTCAAAGCTGGTGCAGGAGAAGTGAAGAACTGACTGTTGTTTGTAAAACCAAACAAGGTCTCAAGGTCAACAtctgtggtattcctgccaaaagtgcCTAACTTGTATctattcaaggaaaacattcGACAAGATAACTGCCCtgtattcttccaaaatacatgttaagaaagataaacactgagaaactattccagatTTAATGGAGACTAAAGAGATAGAACAAGTATATGCAATATGCAGTCCTGAATTAGAGCcttgatcagagggaaaaaacaactataaaggacatcatggaacaactgaccaaatttgactatagaatgtcagataagagtactgtatcataaaatttccagattttgattaatgtatcacaattgtgtaagagaatattcttgttagaaaatatatactcataaaaaagtctccaaatggttcagaaaaaaataatatgcatatattacttacatgcattatatatagaaaaagaaaataataaagcaaatggcacaaaatataaacaattggagAATCTGCGTAAAGGGTATACACAAGTTTGTGATGCTGGTCTTGCAACCTTTCTGTaagcttgaaataatataaaaataaaagataaaacgaAAACGGAAATAACACAGTAGACTTGCCAAATTATATGTCGGTTTTCTTCCACAAAGTGGAATACCTAAAGATTATTAGAACATTGAACAAAGATAGAGCAGTTCCCGAACTGTGTTTCCTGGAGTACAATTATGTCAtgacaaatttatcaaatttatcacaattaataattttgataaattaaagacttatcaaaattaaaacagttgctgttgttctttctttcctctgaaaattcattttagaaataatttcattcatcagaaattCACTTGAGTAGCAAGTGAGACCTGTAGGATGAGAGCTGGTGAAGATTTGTTTATCTAGAGAAggactgaaaagggaggaataaagTAGGGGTGGGTGAAGGCCACATGAGTGGCAATGTGACCCTTCCCTAAGACCTTCCAAGTTTCCTCCCTAGAAATCATGGTATCCATGGAGAGGCTGtctccaggaaacaagagaagagtaCAAGTTTTGCATTCCAGTTGACTTAGGAAAAAGGGTTGTTTAGACAATGTAAATCCTTTGACATAGGAAATCTTGGGGAGGCTTATGGCTTCCACAGGACATGGAACCAGGGGTTCAAAGcaatttgtgatggttaattttctgtgtcaccttGACTAGGCGAAGGGATACCCAAGTGgctgataaaatgtaatttctaggtgtgtctatgaggacgtctccagaagagatgaacatttgaatcaggagaatgagtaaagaagatcttcATCAACGCAGTGGGCATCACCCAATCCCTTGAgtacctgaacagaacaaaaagggagagggaggacgaaTTTGCTTTCGGAGctaagacatccatcttctcttgccctcctgctgtccatcagagctcttggaacTAAAGCTTTTGGACTCAAACCAGAGTTACACAATTGACCCCTCCCTGATTCTTAGGCCTTCAGTTGATTATACCATCAATTTATCTGGTTCTCCAGGTTGTGCAGATGGTGGGCAGATTGTGGAACTTCTAGGCCTCCATATCCAAGTGAGCTAATCCCTACAATAAATCCCTTATTTATCTCtggatatcctactggttctgtttctctgaagaacactgactaatacgCAATTCAATCTAGATATTGGATGATATCTAGTTTTCACATATGAGGATAATGCCAACACATTTATATAGTTGTTCTGATTATTATGtgttaatatcttattattaataaacaCTGTGCCACAGTCAAGAAATTTGCACGAATGATGGGGCTGATGAAGGAGGAGATGATGTGTGACTGAACACCATTGGTATTTGTGGTCTAATTGAAACTCACTGGTCTAAACTGTGGaccttgtcttctattttaaacatatgaatgtgttattttattaataataaaatagttgaatccctacatttatatcattctgttacaaagttttaaaaagcgaATCAAAAGTTGACCATTTCTTACAATTAATCTATCTAGGAgactatttttttactcttagctTCAATCTGAGCACTACTTTGTTTCACGGCCACTTCTTGGATTTCTActgctacattattaatttttaagtgttctgtggtctcataagctgaagaaatgtgtcattttcacaGACACGTATTTAAAGCAGTAGGGCTCAGAAAACATAGAACGTACTTTCATATTCTGACTATTTTCATAAAAGGCTATGAGGCAGTATTTTGACTATTCAAATTATGAGTGGGCTAAGTGATGAATTACCCACTAGCCAACTGATTTCCACTGTTAATACCAATGTAAATTATGGCCCAGATCAATCCCACAACTTCTAATGAAATTCCTGGGATGGGAATAACTTCTGCAAGGCCTCTATAAACACAGATCAAGGGTGTCAAGGGTGAAGCAGCAACATGAGAAATCCACAGACTAAGAGGCTTCAGTCTGGGGTCACTGCAGATCAAGGACACTGAGCCTATTTTAGATGgcagtacaagaattaaatcattactaactgcaaaacaaagattacaccatcaaaactctaaagatggtaaacagattaaataatgtgcatataagtgaagaaattctCAGGGCTGGAGAAATTTAGGACCATGCAAACAGATGAAGGCTTTCTCAGCAAAGCTGTAGCATATTTATGGTCCTACTGTACTTGGGACTATAGTGCCATTGAAAAGCGGAAACCCAGCTGTCACCTAAGACAGGACGGGAATTCTGCAAATTTGGCAGCCATCCTTCAGCTGTGTCCTTAATACCCCTCTTGGAGTCTGCTATGCTGTGACATTACTTAAAGAGCTCAAAGAGGTCATGGAGATAGCTCCgtgaagaatcaaaattgaaaagactgCTGGTATAGAGTGGATTCTGAAAGCTATCTCAGGATTTAGCCAATCTGAACTATCACATCTTCCCCCAGATACCTGCCCTCAGTATTTCTCACCAGTTACTATTACTTATTCACCCAACTTCAAAACCTGAGTCTTCTccaactcctcttttctcctcacttccacCTCCTGTTAGCTGCCACGTCTAGCagattcagcttcttcatctttaatccattcccTCCTTTTGGTCTCAAAGGCCAGTGCTCTGGTTCAGGTGCTTACTCCCTCAGACTATTTAACCTCTCCTCccagtttccagtatttttccctctaattcattttatggccACCATAATATTCGtctttctaaagcacagtctGAATCATGCCAGTCCCCCTTTCAAACCATCTTTAATTAGTCCTCATGGCTCTGAATCAAATAAATACTCCTCAGCTTGGCATTTAAGACCCCAGTAATCTCCAGTAGCTCCTCGACGTCTATACTATCACCCACACATTTCCTTACAAGCACCCCATGGTCcaacttcctgtttcttcctcaaacttctttttgCAACTGGATCTCAATATGCACACGACTCAATCTACTGAAATCTTATCCATCTTCCAGGGTCCATATCAATCATTGCTTCCTCAAAgaaacctctctccatctccccaattatatgtgatctcctgcttccctgaaccTAACACATTTTCCCTGGATCAATTATGAGCTGCTATCTagtctacttatttatctcaactactataattttctcccaatcaatatttattaacacttatctatgttccaggcactgtattaggcatCAGGAGTACAGGAGTGAATAAAACATCTATGACCCCTCAAATGACACAGAGGAGCCTCAAGCTGGTATTATTATGGAATCTTCAAAGTGTACCACATGATAAGTAACTAGCATAATTGTTCTAGCATGATGCCAGAACATAATTCATAAACATACTAAGTGTCATTCAATTCAgatgatttgtttaaaacctctaattcaattaataaaaagaatcattttaaatgggaaatttgaaaaatcatacagtgtaaactttaagtccataataaagatctgttcataatggaagcaaaagtggaagaaatatcaaatctttCCACTGAAATATTGTAGggcaaaaatgtccattttctagagctatccacacatttatttgtttaatgaaacgaaagagtggaaagaaagaaactcagactttggtgtcaaagggacttcaaatgaatgaatatgatgaattgaatgaatgaatttaaaaagactgggggtttggttttctgacactttttggacctatcattttagaatcttagtaaagtccccagaagttcacgtggacataacatagatatggggatatgtatagtgatcaggtaaaaagatgaaagaatacaactgtgagatgagctatgttaaattatcattaagcaggaaaacaagacaatattTCCCTCAGGCCTCTATCCTTGATTCAGCCCCCAGTGAAGAAACTCTGGCATTTAAAAGATGGGGAGGTCCTTACCATACAGtcccatttttaacaagtatgcACATTTTTACATCTCAGTTTCAAATATCCCCACAAATCACAGCAGTTGTCCAAGGCCCCACCcacgctccacctcccaccccgcctctgtttcttatttacctcATATGCATCTTTGATGTTCAAGGGCTCACCAAGAGCAGCCACATGTCCCACGATGCCTTTGTTCCACTCTAAGCGAATACAGTTATTTGAAGCTTCTTCCAGTGTTGAACCTTCTGCAACATCAAAGAGGCGGCTGATAAGAAACTTGTCGTTGGAGCTGTCCTCACAGACAAGGAACAGGGAATAGCGGTCAGTGGAGATGAGTCCATGGATGTGCAAGAAAATTTTGTGACATAAGGCTGTGACATCCAAGTGACTAGAAATATCTTTCACTAATTCCAAGAGTCTTGAGCACTGGTCCCCTTCATCATTATCAAACCTTGGGGGGGTTAGAggcatctgttccttcttttctgagtcaGAGAGGAAGCTCACAGTTCCCTCAGAATCCTTGACGACAATGGGTCTAAGAGGCCGATCAAATTCGGAGGCGGAGATTTTCCTGGTTGGTGTTCCAGGGACGCTGCTCTCTGCACGGGGACTCTGCTGCGAGGGGCAAGAGCAAGCTTCCGTGTGGCCTCTGACGCCTTCCTTGCACACAGGGATGGTGTGAACTCTCTCAGCAAACCATGCATTgaccatttctctgcagaaaagaacatgtagacacagtaaatgtttgaggAATACCCCTTCTTAAATATTGCTACCCCCGAAAGCTTCTAAAAAGCCGCTCATGGTAAACTGATGTGGTAATGATTGatttgtcatagaaaataaaaacaagatggtttatttaagacagttttattttgaaaaactctagaggacaattgcttcagtgaacattttaataaagcctAACTCCTATAACGTGTATTTTCAGATATCTGATTTATAACACATTGTCAAGTCTGCTCCTCTCAAATCAGTTTGTGTTAAAgtaaaagacactaaatttgacaagagtcttaggaaaatataaatatggaaatttatctgctatttaaaacatacaactttttctgaagttaaatatttaaaaattcttaaaaatttatataaaattggctagctaatatgcttaattttagatagttgttttaatctatatcgcta is a genomic window containing:
- the LOC130835243 gene encoding cGMP-specific 3',5'-cyclic phosphodiesterase-like isoform X1; its protein translation is MEWAGPGSARPQQQWDQESVEAWLDDHWDFTFSYFVRKGTREMVNAWFAERVHTIPVCKEGVRGHTEACSCPSQQSPRAESSVPGTPTRKISASEFDRPLRPIVVKDSEGTVSFLSDSEKKEQMPLTPPRFDNDEGDQCSRLLELVKDISSHLDVTALCHKIFLHIHGLISTDRYSLFLVCEDSSNDKFLISRLFDVAEGSTLEEASNNCIRLEWNKGIVGHVAALEWLYKCSVQKLVVVISNIESGEVLERWQFDIECDKTAKDDSAPREKSQKAIQDEIRSVIRQITATVTFLPLLEVPCSFDLLIYTDRDLVVPEKWEESGPQFITNSEEVRLRSFTTTIHKVNSMVAYKIPVND
- the LOC130835243 gene encoding cGMP-specific 3',5'-cyclic phosphodiesterase-like isoform X2 codes for the protein MEWAGPGSARPQQQWDQESVEAWLDDHWDFTFSYFVRKGTREMVNAWFAERVHTIPVCKEGVRGHTEACSCPSQQSPRAESSVPGTPTRKISASEFDRPLRPIVVKDSEGTVSFLSDSEKKEQMPLTPPRFDNDEGDQCSRLLELVKDISSHLDVTALCHKIFLHIHGLISTDRYSLFLVCEDSSNDKFLISRLFDVAEGSTLEEASNNCIRLEWNKGIVGHVAALEWLYKCSVQKLVVVISNIESGEVLERWQFDIECDKTAKDDSAPREKSQKAIQDEIRSVIRQITATVTFLPLLEVPYRDLVVPEKWEESGPQFITNSEEVRLRSFTTTIHKVNSMVAYKIPVND
- the LOC130835243 gene encoding cGMP-specific 3',5'-cyclic phosphodiesterase-like isoform X3 gives rise to the protein MEWAGPGSARPQQQWDQESVEAWLDDHWDFTFSYFVRKGTREMVNAWFAERVHTIPVCKEGVRGHTEACSCPSQQSPRAESSVPGTPTRKISASEFDRPLRPIVVKDSEGTVSFLSDSEKKEQMPLTPPRFDNDEGDQCSRLLELVKDISSHLDVTALCHKIFLHIHGLISTDRYSLFLVCEDSSNDKFLISRLFDVAEGSTLEEASNNCIRLEWNKGIVGHVAALEWLYKCSVQKLVVVISNIESGEVLERWQFDIECDKTAKDDSAPREKSQKAIQDEIRSVIRQITATVTFLPLLEVP